The Cuculus canorus isolate bCucCan1 chromosome 16, bCucCan1.pri, whole genome shotgun sequence genome includes a region encoding these proteins:
- the SNTA1 gene encoding alpha-1-syntrophin produces the protein MAAGRRAPRTGLLELRGAGGQWLRVLLSLAEEALGVSPADSPGPGEAPAPHINGGEPGSAVPEALANVRRTVRVVKQDVGGLGISIKGGRENKMPILISKIFKGLAADQTDALYVGDAILSVNGTDLSEATHDEAVQALKKTGKEVVLEVKYMKEISPYFKNSSTGATVSWDPSPATPQKRSSPLLPPRESRTVPLKMCYVSRKCLPTDPEHRYLEVCSADGRVSLFLRAKDEATAQSWFNTIQANANVLLPRVKEELRAQLVGAGTAAGRDVKHVGWLTEQLPSAGTRNLLAVLTEKELLLYPSLPQSRDALGKPVHSYPLIATRLVHSGPAKGSALYEAELSFALRSGTRLGVQSHLFSLESPRDLALWTRLLVDGTHSAAELVQEVSTACTWKGQDCTLSIHIDKGFTIFTTEPGLSKTILLQQPFEKLQMSSDDGTKMLYLDFGGPEGEIQLDLHSCPKTIVFIIHSFLSAKVTRLGLLA, from the exons ATGGCTGCGGGCCGGCGCGCCCCGCGCAcggggctgctggagctgcgcggggcgggcgggcaGTGGCTGCGGGTGCTGCTCAGCCTGGCCGAGGAGGCGCTGGGGGTGAGCCCTGCCGACAGCCCCGGCCCCGGAGAGGCCCCGGCCCCGCACATCAACGGCGGCGAGCCGGGCTCCGCCGTGCCCGAGGCGCTCGCCAACGTCAGGCGTACGGTGCGAGTGGTCAAGCAGGACGTGGGGGGGCTCGGCATCAGCATCAAAG GTGGCCGAGAGAATAAAATGCCCATCTTGATCTCCAAGATATTTAAGGGACTGGCAGCGGATCAGACCGATGCGTTGTATGTGGGGGACGCCATCCTCTCTGTCAACGGGACCGACCTGTCCGAGGCGACACATGATGAGGCGGTGCAGGCATTGAAGAAGACTGGCAAGGAGGTGGTCTTGGAAG TGAAGTACATGAAGGAGATCTCTCCCTACTTCAAGAACTCCTCCACGGGGGCGACGGTCAGCTGGGACCCCTCTCCGGCCACCCCGCAGAAGCGATCatcccctctcctgcctccccGGGAGAGCAGGACTGTTCCTCTGAAGATGTGCTATGTGTCCCGCAAGTGCCTCCCCACCGACCCAGAGCACAG GTATCTGGAGGTGTGCTCAGCAGATGGGCGCGTGTCCCTCTTCCTGCGGGCGAAGGATGAGGCTACAGCGCAGTCATGGTTCAACACCATCCAGGCCAACGCGAACGTGCTGCTTCCGCGGGTGAAGGAGGAGCTGCGAGCCCAGCTGGTGGGTGCTGGCACAGCGGCCGGACGAGACGTCAAGCACGTGGGCTGGCTGACTGAGCAG CTCCCCAGCGCTGGCACCAGGAATCTCCTGGCCGTCCTCACcgagaaggagctgctgctgtacCCCAGCCTGCCCCAGAGCCGCGACGCCCTGGGCAAGCCCGTGCACAGCTACCCCCTCATCGCCACCAG GCTGGTGCACTCCGGACCAGCCAAGGGCTCGGCGCTATACGAGGCAGAGCTGTCATTCGCGCTGCGCAGCGGCACCCGGCTGGGAGTGCAGAGCCacctcttcagcctggagagccCCCGCGACCTGGCGCTGTGGACCCGCCTGCTGGTAGATGGCACCCACAGTGCTGCCGAGCTGGTCCAGGAGGTCTCAACAG CCTGCACGTGGAAGGGGCAGGATTGCACCCTGTCCATCCACATTGACAAAGGCTTCACCATCTTCACCACCGAGCCTGGGCTCAGCAAGACCATCCTGCTTCAGCAGCCCTTTGAGAAGCTTCAGATGTCCTCTGATGATGGCACCAAGATGCTCTACCTGGACTTTGGTGGCCCAGAGGGAGAGATT CAATTGGACCTTCACTCCTGCCCCAAAACCATCGTCTTCATCATCCACTCCTTCCTCTCGGCCAAGGTGACCcggctggggctgctggcatGA